A window of the Diabrotica undecimpunctata isolate CICGRU chromosome 1, icDiaUnde3, whole genome shotgun sequence genome harbors these coding sequences:
- the LOC140439586 gene encoding uncharacterized protein, with protein MCSRSELILELAEKAYKNTETDISYRSFEGKHIAESIVEESKYKKANEDPGDHETDINPECSTVSLEENEANRNENEIIEKESDEEPFHADSDTDPDYIPTEDKNIPEVIIEPNKNITEATTNRKRRSRGNIERVSRKRIRHVSKWADEKSKTSLNLGLEHENRKGIQIKGRQMGAPCANTCRLKCATKIAKEDRDLFFNEFWKLKDHTRKWDFIARHVRQVAKKQVTITAEQRSRRNYSREYYFYIRNEKQRALRKLKDGGSLEEDKRGKHTNKPHKLSPELIDNVKNHINQFPVVPSHYTRKNTMKMYLEEGLTIQKMYRLYNEHCEKNNITTAATSRQYRDIFNEQFNIGFFKPKKDQCTVCSVFNMASDAEKAKLLEQYESHMKNKEVIRNLKDIDKQLALDDKSLCVACFDLQKVLATPLSNVSDFYYKSKYSTYNFTVYDVGNNQGYCYVWHEQVAKRGPNEIASCLWKFLDLKAQQSVKTIIFYSDNCGGQNRNRFVFSMFAFAAAYFHIDIVHRFLEKGHTQNEGDSMHAVIENAKKRQSVVYVPEQWVTLIIMAKTTGRVYDVTEMSQDNFFNLKKLTDTENWKLDNEKKSIKVSKIREIKFSHEHQNSIIFKYEFDDGFRGCDIKLNRKCRGRPSTTIKFRPKLYDAPLPIEEKKLKGLLWLCNTGKIPTMYHGFYKNLNSKSYVPPKVELEVDSVESEEESDEEN; from the exons ATGTGTTCCAGAAGTGAGTTAATATTGGAATTAGCTGAGAAAGCGTATAAAAACACTGAAACGGATATTTCTTATCGTTCTTTTGAag GTAAACATATTGCTGAAAGTATTGTAGAAGAAAGCAAATACAAAAAGGCGAATGAGGATCCTGGTGACCACGAGACTGATATTAATCCTGAATGTTCTACAG taagcttagaagagaatgaagccaataggaatgaaaatgaaataattgagAAGGAAAGCGATGAGGAACCATTTCATGCAGACTCTGATACTGACCCAGATTACATTCCGACAGAAGACAAAAACATCCCTGAAGTAATAATTGAACCTAATAAGAATATAACTGAAGCAACCACAAATAGAAAGAGAAGAAGCAGAGGCAATATAGAGAGAGTAAGTAGGAAAAGAATTAGACACGTTAGTAAGTGGGCGGATGAAAAATCTAAAACAAGTCTAAACCTGGGACTTGAACATGAAAATCGAAAAGGTATTCAAATTAAAGGAAGACAGATGGGTGCACCATGCGCAAACACATGTAGACTAAAATGTGCTACCAAAATAGCTAAAGAAGATAGAGACCTTTTTTTCAATGAATTTTGGAAGTTAAAAGATCATACGAGAAAGTGGGATTTTATTGCTCGTCATGTGAGACAGGTTGCCAAAAAACAAGTAACTATTACTGCAGAACAACGGTCTCGAAGAAATTACTCTCGAGAATATTACTTCTACATTCGCAATGAAAAACAACGTGCATTAAGGAAACTGAAAGATGGTGGATCATTAGAGGAAGATAAACGTGGAAAGCACACTAACAAACCACATAAACTATCACCAGAACTTATAGACAACGTAAAAAATCACATAAATCAGTTTCCTGTAGTACCTTCCCATTATACCCGTAAGAATACGATGAAGATGTACCTTGAAGAAGGGCTAACTATTCAGAAAATGTACCGATTGTACAACGAGCATTGCGAAAAAAATAACATCACTACAGCTGCCACGTCACGCCAGTATAGAGATATTTTCAATGAACAGTTCAATATTGGGttctttaaaccaaaaaaggaccagtgtactgtttgttctgtttttaatatGGCTAGTGATGCTGAAAAAGCAAAATTGCTCGAACAATATGAGTCCCatatgaaaaacaaagaagttATCAGAAACTTAAAAGACATAGACAAACAGCTTGCACTAGATGATAAGAGCTTGTGTGTGGCTTGCTTTGACCTTCAAAAGGTTTTAGCTACCCCTTTGTCTAACGTAAGTGATTTTTACTACAAAAGCAAATACTCTACATATAACTTTACAGTTTATGATGTTGGAAATAATCAGGGTTACTGCTATGTATGGCACGAGCAGGTGGCTAAAAGAGGTCCTAATGAAATTGCCAGCTGCCTctggaaatttttagatctcaaggcACAACAAAGTGTTAAAACGATAATATTCTACTCAGACAACTGTGGGGGACAAAATAGGAATCGTTTTGTGTTTTCgatgtttgcttttgctgctgcttATTTTCATATTGATATTGTTCACAGATTTCTGGAAAAAGGCCACACTCAGAACGAGGGTGACAGTATGCATGCTGTTAtcgaaaatgcaaagaaaaggcAATCGGTTGTATATGTGCCAGAACAGTGGGTTACATTAATTATAATGGCTAAAACTACAGGAAGAGTTTATGATGTAACGGAAATGTcccaagataatttttttaatttaaaaaaactgacTGATACCGAGAATTGGAAACTTGACAACGAAAAGAAATCAATAAAAGTTAGCaaaatacgagaaataaaattttcGCATGAACACCAAAATTCTATAATATTTAAATACGAATTCGATGATGGTTTTAGAGGTTGTGACATAAAattaaatcgaaaatgcagaggaCGGCCTTCCACTACTATCAAATTTCGACCGAAACTGTATGATGCACCATTaccaattgaagaaaaaaagctaaaAGGATTACTGTGGCTGTGTAATACCGGCAAAATACCCACAATGTACCatggattttataaaaatcttaattcAAAGAGTTATGTACCTCCTAAAGTCGAGCTCGAAGTTGATTCAGTTGAGAGCGAAGAAGAGTCGGATgaggaaaattga